The DNA sequence GACGGCCACCGCGCGGGAGAACCTGCTGCGCGACCCGCCCGCGCCACCACCGCCCGCCGTGATCCGGCCGGTGGTGGAGGTGCGCCAAGGCCCCAGCCCCCGCACCGCCGCGGGGTTGGTCGGCGCGGGGCTGCTGCTGGGTGCGTTGTTCCGGCGGCGGTGAGGCCGGGTGGCTCAGGTCCAGAAGACGGCGAGGCCGACGTTCAGCACGACCAGGCCGGCCAGCACCGGCGTGAGCCAGGCGGCGGGCCTCTTCTTCAGGTTGACCGCGACCAGGGCCGCGATGACGACCAGGACCAGCAGCTTCACGCCGATCTTGATGTCGTTGTAGTCCTGGTCGGTCAGCGGGGCCAGGCCCATCAGCGCCACACCGGTCAGCAGCTGCAACGCGCTGCCGTGCAGCCAGCCCTTGTTCAGCGGCGCGTCGGTCCCCGACCGGCGCTGGACGAAGAACATCGCGATCAGCATGCCCATGCCGAGCAGGTGCAGGAACACCAGCAGTAGGCGCACGAACTCCACGGCGGAGCCTCCAGGTGTGGTGGGTGTCAGTCGGTCTTGCCGCTCCTGGCCGCACGCAGCCCGCGCACGCCCAGCACGCCGATGACCGTGCCGAATGTGAGCGACGCGACAACCAGCAGCAGGTGCACGGTGAAGAACGCGGTCGGGCCGCCGTCCCACGAACGGGGGTCCTTCCAGAAGTTGCGCAGGAAGGTCGGCCAGATCACCCAGGACCACACCCCGAAGGCAAGCAGGAAGACGGACATGCCGCGGGAGAGCTTCACCGGAGCAGTATCGGACGTGGCGGGTGCAGGTCACTCATCCGGGGTGGCTAGCCTGGTCGGGTGCGTTCCTCCGCGTTCCGACGGCCCGTTGCCCTGGTCCTGGCTGCTTGCGCGCTGATGGCCGGCGCGTCGGTCGTGGCCGCACCGCTCGCGGCGGCCCAGCCGGCCTGTGAGAACAAGGTGTCGCCGCCCCCGCCGGTCGACACGTCCGAACAGGTGGCTCCGGGTGAGAAGCCCCCGCCGCCGATCGAGGTACCCGAGAGCCCGATCGGGGGACAGCGCCTCGGCGAGTGCGGTCTCGTGCTGCCGCCGAACGCGCCTGTGCCGCCGGAGGGCATCACCGCCGAGAGCTGGCTGCTCGCCGACATGGGCACCGGGGCCGTGCTGGCGGCCCTCGACCCGCACGGCCGGCAGCGGCCCGCGTCGGTGATCAAGGTGCTGCTGGCGATGGTGGTCGCCAAGGAGCTGCCGCTCAACGCCACCGTGGTGGCGACCCCGGAGGACCTGGCGCAGGAGTGCACGTGCGTCGGGCTGCGCAACGGCGCCGAGTACAGCGTCGAGCAGATGCTCCAGGCGCTGGTGATGGCGTCGGGCAACGACGTGGCGCACGCGCTGGCCCGTCGGCTGGGCGGGGTGCCGTCCGCGATCCGGAAGATGAACGCCCTGGCGGCCGAGCTGGGTGCGCTGGACACGCGGGCCGTGACGCCGTCCGGGCTGGACGCGCCGGGCACGTCGACGTCGGCGTACGACGTGGCGTTGATCTACCGCGAGGCGATGGAGTACCCGGACTTCGTCAAGGCCGTGATGACGCAGCGGATCGACTTCCCGGCGGCGAACGGCAACGGGACCGTGCCGGTGGTGAACGACAACCGGCTGCTGACCACGTACCAGGGCGCGTTGGGCGGGAAGTCGGGGTTCACCGACGACGCCCAGCACACGTACGTCGGCGCGGCCGAGCGCAACGGCAAGCGGCTCGTCGTCGTGCTGCTGCGGGGCCGGCAGCAGCCGATCAGGATGACCGACCAGGCGGCCCGCCTGCTCGACTACGGCTTCGCCCTGGAGCCGGCCGCGTCCGGCAACCCGGTCGGCCGCCTGGTCGAGGGCGCGCCGCAGGTGAAGAAGAAGACCACCGAGCCGCGGCCGACGCCGACCGGCGCCGGTGTCGGCGAGGTGGCCAACTCCACGCCGGACGGCACTGAGCCGTCGGCCATGCAGACGGCGTTCGGCAACGTGGGCGGCCCCATCACCGCCGTCGCCGGCCTGGGCCTCGTCCTCGCCCTGCTGA is a window from the Saccharothrix saharensis genome containing:
- a CDS encoding SCO4848 family membrane protein: MKLSRGMSVFLLAFGVWSWVIWPTFLRNFWKDPRSWDGGPTAFFTVHLLLVVASLTFGTVIGVLGVRGLRAARSGKTD
- a CDS encoding D-alanyl-D-alanine carboxypeptidase family protein, which encodes MRSSAFRRPVALVLAACALMAGASVVAAPLAAAQPACENKVSPPPPVDTSEQVAPGEKPPPPIEVPESPIGGQRLGECGLVLPPNAPVPPEGITAESWLLADMGTGAVLAALDPHGRQRPASVIKVLLAMVVAKELPLNATVVATPEDLAQECTCVGLRNGAEYSVEQMLQALVMASGNDVAHALARRLGGVPSAIRKMNALAAELGALDTRAVTPSGLDAPGTSTSAYDVALIYREAMEYPDFVKAVMTQRIDFPAANGNGTVPVVNDNRLLTTYQGALGGKSGFTDDAQHTYVGAAERNGKRLVVVLLRGRQQPIRMTDQAARLLDYGFALEPAASGNPVGRLVEGAPQVKKKTTEPRPTPTGAGVGEVANSTPDGTEPSAMQTAFGNVGGPITAVAGLGLVLALLMYLRSRRAKAARAARQQP